From the genome of Papaver somniferum cultivar HN1 chromosome 2, ASM357369v1, whole genome shotgun sequence, one region includes:
- the LOC113349975 gene encoding uncharacterized protein LOC113349975 has translation MANHDLILGQNRDLNLGHSHQQLGLGHNNHVGLDLGQSNDLDLGHTTEDHQQSYSLQQNHENNQSGLDLGQNQNPENEHGGSVDDEQHQMVIAARHHDLGLGDDHELVVSDGNELEQNLDLVVDQNQEMGLEASDDMVQQHHLLVTTPVVQSRALVPNPNYELAVGQEFSDVKSCRRALRDAAIALHFEIQTVKSDKTRFTAKCASEGCPWRVHAAKLPGVPTFTIRTINEGHTCGGITHLGHQQASVQWVANSVEQRLRENPHYKPKEILEEIHRAHGITLSYKQAWRGKERVMAAVRGSFEEGYRLLPQYCDQIKRTNPESIASVYGNPQDSCFQRLFVSFQASIFGFVNACRPLLGLDRTLLKSKYLGTLLFATGFDGDGALFPLAFGVVDEESDDNWMWFLSELHNLLEVNTENMPRLTILSDRQKGIVDGVEANFPTAFHGFCMRHLSDSFRKEFNNTMLVNLLWEAAWALTVIEFEAKILEIEEISQDAAYWIRRIPPRLWATAYFEGSRFGHLTANIVESLNSWILEASGLPIIQMMECIRRQLMTWFNERRETSMQWTTILVPSAERRVAEALERARSYQVLRANEAEFEVISHEGTNIVDIRNRCCLCRGWQLYGIPCAHAVAALLSCRQNVHRFTESCFTVTTYRKTYSQTLHPVPDKTLWKEASENGANPAAEVLINPPKSLRPPGRPRKKRVRAEDRGRVKRVVHCSRCNQTGHFRTTCAAPI, from the coding sequence ATGGCAAATCACGACTTGATACTCGGGCAGAATCGAGATTTAAATCTTGGACACAGTCACCAACAGTTGGGTCTTGGGCATAATAACCACGTGGGTTTGGATTTAGGACAGAGTAATGATTTGGATTTAGGTCATACGACTGAGGACCATCAACAAAGCTATAGTTTGCAGCAGAATCATGAGAACAACCAGAGTGGATTAGATTTGGGTCAGAATCAAAACCCTGAAAATGAACATGGGGGGAGTGTGGATGATGAGCAGCATCAAATGGTTATTGCTGCGCGACATCATGACTTGGGTTTGGGAGATGATCATGAATTAGTGGTTTCAGATGGAAATGAGCTTGAGCAGAATTTAGATTTAGTggtagaccagaaccaggagatGGGTCTCGAAGCTTCTGATGATATGGTACAGCAACATCATTTGTTAGTGACTACTCCTGTTGTTCAGTCGCGTGCGCTTGTACCAAATCCTAACTATGAATTGGCTGTTGGACAAGAGTTTTCGGATGTTAAGAGCTGTAGAAGAGCTTTAAGGGACGCAGCAATTGCTCTTCATTTTGAGATACAGACTGTCAAGTCTGATAAGACACGTTTCACAGCTAAGTGTGCCAGTGAAGGATGTCCATGGAGGGTTCATGCTGCAAAGCTTCCTGGTGTTCCTACCTTCACGATCAGGACCATAAATGAAGGACATACATGTGGAGGTATCACACATCTTGGTCATCAGCAAGCCTCGGTTCAATGGGTTGCAAACTCTGTTGAACAACGCCTTAGGGAGAATCCTCATTACAAGCCAAAGGAGATACTCGAAGAGATCCATAGAGCTCATGGGATCACATTGTCGTACAAGCAAGCCTGGAGAGGGAAAGAGCGAGTTATGGCCGCTGTTCGTGGCTCGTTTGAAGAAGGGTATCGTCTCCTTCCCCAGTACTGTGACCAAATCAAACGAACGAATCCAGAGAGTATTGCATCAGTTTACGGGAATCCACAGGATAGTTGCTTCCAGCGTCTTTTTGTTTCATTTCAAGCATCGATCTTCGGTTTTGTGAATGCTTGTCGGCCATTACTTGGTCTTGATAGAACACTCTTGAAAAGCAAGTACCTTGGGACCTTACTGTTCGCCACTGGTTTTGATGGTGACGGTGCTTTATTTCCTTTGGCTTTTGGAGTAGTTGATGAGGAAAGTGATGATAACTGGATGTGGTTCTTATCCGAGCTTCACAACCTGCTAGAGGTTAATACGGAGAACATGCCAAGGCTGACTATCTTATCTGATAGGCAGAAGGGTATTGTAGATGGCGTTGAAGCGAATTTTCCAACTGCTTTTCATGGATTTTGCATGCGTCATCTTAGTGATAGCTTTCGAAAGGAGTTCAATAATACAATGCTGGTCAATCTACTATGGGAAGCTGCTTGGGCTCTTACTGTTATTGAATTTGAAGCCAAAATACTTGAGATTGAAGAAATTTCACAAGATGCTGCTTATTGGATTCGAAGAATTCCACCTCGTCTTTGGGCTACAGCTTATTTTGAAGGATCTCGTTTCGGGCATCTGACGGCTAACATAGTTGAATCCTTGAACTCTTGGATACTTGAAGCGTCTGGTCTTCCTATAATTCAAATGATGGAATGCATTCGTAGGCAGCTTATGACTTGGTTTAATGAACGCCGAGAAACAAGTATGCAATGGACTACAATACTTGTGCCATCTGCTGAGAGAAGGGTTGCTGAGGCTCTGGAGCGGGCTCGCAGTTATCAAGTGCTCCGTGCTAATGAAGCTGAATTTGAAGTGATTTCTCATGAAGGAACGAATATTGTGGATATTCGAAACCGTTGTTGTTTGTGTCGTGGATGGCAACTTTATGGGATTCCTTGTGCCCATGCTGTTGCAGCGCTTCTCTCTTGTCGGCAGAATGTCCATCGATTTACTGAAAGTTGTTTCACTGTTACAACTTACCGGAAAACATACTCACAAACTTTGCATCCTGTTCCTGACAAGACCCTCTGGAAAGAAGCATCTGAGAATGGAGCAAATCCAGCTGCCGAAGTACTCATCAACCCACCTAAGTCACTTAGACCACCTGGCCGGCCAAGGAAGAAGCGTGTTCGTGCAGAAGATCGTGGTCGTGTGAAGAGAGTTGTCCATTGCAGCCGCTGCAACCAAACAGGTCATTTTAGAACAACATGTGCAGCACCTATATAA